Genomic DNA from Melopsittacus undulatus isolate bMelUnd1 chromosome 2, bMelUnd1.mat.Z, whole genome shotgun sequence:
GCGGGAACAGGCGGGACTTGGCTCTCCTAGGTTGTTTGGAAGTGTGTTGTGAAATGGGTCATTCCTAGCACAGGAGAGAGGCTCCTTACTGGcaactgcagtttgcttttggtCCCTTTTCAACCTGCATGATACACTCAGAGCATGCCAAGTTGACAGGGATGTGCAGTGCCCCGttgccaggcagcagggctcgGCAGGGAGCCCTGGGAAGCTATGagatggtcctttccaaaacccaagcagcagcatccctcactGTGCCATACTAAAGCAGACTTACACAAACTCAGCTTCTACAAGGGCAAAATGAAAACCACCAACGCTGTGGTAGTTTGCTTCTGCTGACATACATGTTCCCCCGAGGACATGTGCATGCCTCCTTTCTAGGACCATCCTGTGCACCTCAGGAATATTTCCTACACGCAAAACTtagaaagatggaaaacaggGTCTGCTACATACCCAGGCTCCTCCTTCTTCTTGCCCTGCTTTCAGTTGCCCATCCCTGAAAAGGGCTCGGTGGACAACCTGATCTTCTTTGCACGTGGTGGCCCACCACTCTCCTCTTCAGAGGCTGCTGGCCGCTTTCTGCTCCCTCTTGCAGAGCCTGGCAACCTTTCCATCCAACAGTATTGTTAGACAGCTGAAGCCATGATTACCTTGAAACAAGCAGAACTAGGTAGTTTTACCTTTTCTCCCCGCAAAAGCTGTTCCGTTGCCCGCTTTCAGCAGCGACAGGAGGCACCTGCAATGGAAATGTGTAAGTTAGCAGGGGGCAAGGACCTCCCTGCCCAGTCGCTGCCTCAGCTCTGAAAGGCACAGCCCTTGGATGGcgctgctcagctcagctgagccagcTGTGGGATCACCGCACGAAGCGGGATGCCCGACCTGCCTCCGCCTTGCTTTGCGctttggcagagctgcaggctggcgGCTGCCCGGTGCTTGTCCCTgcggcagcagccccagcttctgAGGGGGAAGGCTTTTGTAGCCATGCTCTTTGTGCACTTCACAgacctctgctgtttctgccTCTGCTGGCGGGGCTGGTGCCTCCTCGTCCCCGCCGCTGGCCAGCCCGGACACCTCCTCCCCAAggagctcctcctgctgctcgATCAGGAACTGCACGAGCTGCGTCACCTGCGCACAGCAAAGCGCTGCTTTCAGCGCGGGGACTGAGAAGGGCTCAAACAGCCTTTCGCGGCCTGACCCACGGTTCTGTGCAGGAAGGCGCAGCCGTGGGGCTGCTCTTGCCGGCTGCTGCCGCACAGCTTTGCTGACGGGAGGAGGCAGGCAGAGCCCTGCGAACAGCACAGCTGGGCTGGGTTGGGAAGGCTGGAGCCTGGCGGTGAACGCAGCGTACCTTGCCCGTCT
This window encodes:
- the LOC117435888 gene encoding rho GTPase-activating protein 20-like, with product MTAGNLAICVGPNLLSPPGELPLDVLAHETGKVTQLVQFLIEQQEELLGEEVSGLASGGDEEAPAPPAEAETAEVPPVAAESGQRNSFCGEKR